One Algibacter sp. L3A6 genomic region harbors:
- a CDS encoding dipeptidase has protein sequence MNSIQNYILEHKNRFLNELIELLKIPSISADSAYKNDVLKTADAVKLRLEQAGCDSVEICETDGYPIVYGQKIIDKNLPTVLVYGHYDVQPPDPINLWDSPPFEPVIKTTEKHPDGAIFARGACDDKGQMYMHVKAMEFMTSTNQLPCNVKFMIEGEEEVGSANLATFVKNNHDKLKNDVILISDTGMIANDVPSITTGLRGLSYVEVEVTGPNRDLHSGLYGGAVANPINVLTKMIASLHDEDNQITIPGFYDNVEDLSIEERAQMAKAPFSLENYKKALDINAVYGETGYTTNERNAIRPTLDVNGIWGGYTGEGAKTVIASKAYAKISMRLVPNQDWENITQLFKTHFESIAPQGVTVKVTPHHGGQGYVTPIDSIGYKAASHAYQDTFGKTPIPQRSGGSIPIVALFEQELKSKTILMGFGLDSDAIHSPNEHFGVWNYLKGIETIPLFYKYFTEFSK, from the coding sequence ATGAACAGTATTCAAAACTACATATTAGAGCACAAAAATAGATTTTTAAACGAACTCATCGAGCTTCTTAAAATTCCATCCATTAGTGCGGACTCCGCATACAAAAACGATGTATTAAAAACAGCCGATGCTGTAAAATTAAGACTAGAACAAGCAGGATGCGATAGCGTAGAAATTTGCGAGACAGATGGCTATCCTATTGTTTACGGACAAAAAATAATAGACAAAAACCTGCCAACTGTACTTGTTTATGGACATTACGATGTACAACCGCCAGACCCAATAAATCTTTGGGATTCACCACCATTTGAGCCCGTAATTAAAACAACAGAAAAACATCCCGACGGTGCTATTTTTGCACGTGGTGCTTGTGACGATAAAGGCCAAATGTACATGCATGTAAAAGCCATGGAATTTATGACCTCTACGAACCAACTACCATGCAACGTAAAATTCATGATAGAAGGCGAAGAAGAAGTTGGCAGCGCTAACCTAGCTACCTTTGTAAAAAACAACCACGATAAACTTAAAAACGACGTTATTCTAATTTCCGACACCGGAATGATTGCCAACGATGTTCCTTCTATTACCACAGGTTTACGAGGCTTAAGTTACGTAGAGGTTGAAGTTACAGGTCCGAATCGCGATTTACACTCCGGACTTTACGGTGGCGCAGTAGCCAACCCAATAAACGTGCTAACAAAAATGATTGCTTCATTACACGACGAAGATAATCAAATCACCATTCCTGGTTTTTACGATAACGTAGAAGATCTCTCTATAGAAGAGCGCGCCCAAATGGCAAAAGCTCCTTTCAGTTTAGAAAATTACAAAAAAGCATTAGATATTAACGCCGTTTATGGAGAAACCGGCTATACTACAAACGAGCGCAACGCCATTCGCCCAACACTAGATGTTAACGGTATTTGGGGAGGTTACACTGGCGAAGGTGCAAAAACAGTTATCGCTAGTAAAGCATACGCAAAAATATCTATGCGCTTAGTACCAAACCAAGACTGGGAAAATATCACCCAACTTTTCAAAACCCATTTCGAAAGTATTGCACCCCAAGGCGTAACCGTAAAGGTCACACCACATCACGGTGGCCAAGGCTACGTAACACCAATAGACAGCATAGGTTATAAAGCTGCAAGCCATGCTTACCAAGACACTTTCGGAAAAACACCAATACCACAACGTAGTGGCGGTAGCATACCAATTGTAGCGCTATTCGAACAAGAATTAAAAAGCAAAACCATACTCATGGGCTTTGGTTTAGACAGCGATGCCATACACTCACCAAACGAACATTTCGGAGTTTGGAATTACCTGAAAGGCATCGAAACCATTCCGTTATTTTATAAATATTTCACCGAGTTTTCAAAATAA
- a CDS encoding SusC/RagA family TonB-linked outer membrane protein translates to MKHFLNQHVKVLILTFGIILLYNSANAQSNTISINATEQSFGSVLKLIEQQSTYRSIYNANKIDLNKKVSLNVSNVSLAIVLNKLLENTELTYIIKNNQILLVEKQITYNPTITKSTEQRLISGVVYTSPDNLPLPGATVLIKGTKRGAITNFNGEFTYRLQGNNLNTLELEVHYLGMQTLTQVVGNNSKFTFYLKEAADELDQVVITSSYGTKTLREEIVGSIETLNAKDIAVDQASESIDKMVDGQIAGVYIENTSGIGGPVSINIRGQGSLTPLNGAVYGTSTQPLIIIDGVIMAEEMAIDNNFFDANGSSSEDLSNPLSQISPENIESFTVLKDAAAVSIYGADAANGVILITTKKGKKGAAKFGFSSQLGISSAINQIEYLSGAQYHELRNEYLKNTTVGYTPTPYNGVDTDWFNLLNGTGVYNKYNFSVSGASEAFSYRASLTYKKIDEPQKGNTNEQLNASINLGYRHKKLDINLSLSPSYVAKDAPNIYYSYAFAPTLSPYNEDGSYADVGVTGLGNPLAAIDQNKNTYNSYGMLGSLQATYNITKDLNISSLFGLSYRDKEQDRYFSGENESGQLNGSFTLNDTSYPLYGRRLINNRHTNKWNWQTRALYNKQITENSAFDGVFGIELTEENVDFDYASGRGFVNPNIINGVTDAVQDDDPSTTDDESTGNQTYSSDISNNSKVSLFSQLNYNYKKRYFILANFRRDQSSVFGDDTNVAYTGGAGVSWILSNENFLNTNNWVDLLKLKLSYGTTGNSRIGSYRSKGLYTIDDNGYNNLDIAYPSAAPNGELSWEKNKKFNAGLNFNFLNTVSLTLEYYYDDIKDLITSRNIPTETGYSSIQINAASMYNKGLELSTSFKWFQKENFKWTTSFNISTLQSEVTELKGLGSEFSLSEIALAQKVGYSTSTIWGIKWAGIDPATGRDLLKKDGEIYDAVTYNSLFSSADWVPIGDYQPDAYGGFNNTFTFNNNLSLSIRGSFQIGGDYLAEDELIAKYNITSNRNLSVNAYDYWRNQGDIALNPIVTSNNPTISNYDKYLYDATSLRISNVNLNYSFPRNSVSFLDALSIYTDVSNVLYWYKEKSLNGRNGISEFRFSYPQARTISIGLNAKF, encoded by the coding sequence ATGAAGCATTTTTTGAACCAACATGTAAAAGTACTAATTCTCACCTTTGGAATTATTTTGCTTTACAACAGTGCTAACGCACAATCTAATACCATTTCAATTAACGCCACAGAGCAATCTTTTGGATCGGTTTTAAAATTAATAGAGCAACAATCTACATACCGCTCTATTTATAATGCAAACAAAATAGACCTCAACAAAAAGGTAAGCCTAAATGTGAGCAACGTAAGTCTAGCAATAGTATTAAACAAATTACTAGAAAACACAGAGCTCACTTATATTATAAAAAACAACCAAATACTTCTGGTTGAAAAACAAATAACTTACAATCCTACCATCACTAAAAGCACAGAGCAAAGGTTAATATCTGGCGTTGTTTATACTAGCCCCGACAACCTTCCTTTACCTGGTGCTACGGTGTTAATAAAAGGCACCAAACGAGGTGCTATAACCAATTTTAATGGTGAGTTCACTTACCGTTTACAAGGCAACAACCTCAACACTTTGGAACTTGAGGTACATTATTTAGGCATGCAAACCTTAACTCAGGTCGTTGGTAACAATTCGAAATTCACGTTTTACTTAAAGGAAGCTGCTGATGAACTCGATCAGGTGGTTATTACATCATCTTACGGAACAAAAACACTTAGAGAAGAAATTGTTGGAAGTATAGAAACGCTTAATGCTAAAGATATTGCGGTAGATCAAGCTTCTGAAAGTATTGATAAAATGGTAGACGGACAGATAGCCGGTGTTTATATTGAAAACACATCGGGAATAGGTGGCCCAGTAAGTATTAACATTCGAGGACAAGGGAGTTTAACACCTTTAAACGGTGCCGTATACGGAACTTCAACACAACCGCTTATTATTATTGATGGCGTTATTATGGCCGAAGAAATGGCGATAGATAACAACTTTTTTGATGCTAACGGAAGTTCTTCTGAAGATTTATCGAATCCATTATCTCAAATTTCTCCCGAAAACATTGAAAGTTTCACGGTTCTAAAAGATGCCGCCGCTGTTAGTATTTATGGTGCCGATGCCGCCAATGGTGTTATTTTAATTACCACAAAAAAAGGAAAAAAAGGCGCTGCTAAATTTGGATTTTCATCACAATTAGGAATTTCATCTGCAATTAATCAAATTGAATATTTAAGTGGTGCTCAATACCACGAACTGAGAAATGAATACTTAAAAAACACAACCGTTGGCTACACACCAACACCATACAATGGCGTAGACACCGATTGGTTTAACTTACTGAATGGCACAGGGGTTTACAACAAATACAACTTTAGCGTATCTGGAGCTTCGGAAGCCTTTTCATACCGTGCGAGTTTAACCTATAAAAAAATAGACGAACCTCAAAAAGGGAATACCAATGAACAACTAAACGCAAGTATCAACTTAGGATATCGTCATAAAAAATTAGACATCAATTTATCTTTAAGTCCGAGCTACGTTGCAAAAGATGCCCCTAACATTTATTACAGCTATGCTTTCGCACCAACCCTATCGCCTTATAACGAAGACGGATCATATGCTGACGTTGGTGTTACCGGCTTAGGAAACCCATTGGCAGCCATTGATCAAAACAAAAACACTTATAATAGTTACGGTATGCTAGGAAGCTTACAAGCTACTTATAATATTACAAAAGACTTAAACATATCGTCTCTTTTTGGTCTTTCGTACAGAGATAAAGAACAAGATCGTTATTTTTCTGGAGAAAATGAAAGCGGTCAACTTAATGGTAGTTTTACGCTAAATGATACATCGTACCCTCTCTATGGTCGTCGCTTAATAAACAACAGACACACCAATAAATGGAACTGGCAAACACGCGCACTTTACAATAAGCAAATAACCGAAAACAGCGCTTTTGATGGTGTTTTTGGTATTGAACTTACAGAAGAAAATGTAGACTTTGATTATGCTTCAGGTCGTGGGTTTGTAAACCCCAATATTATAAATGGCGTTACCGATGCGGTTCAAGACGATGATCCTTCAACGACTGACGATGAATCTACAGGCAACCAAACTTATAGTTCGGACATTAGTAACAACTCTAAAGTATCACTCTTTTCGCAACTTAATTACAATTACAAAAAACGCTATTTTATTCTAGCTAATTTTAGGCGAGACCAAAGTTCTGTTTTTGGAGACGACACCAATGTGGCCTACACAGGAGGTGCCGGTGTAAGCTGGATTTTATCTAACGAGAATTTTTTAAACACCAACAATTGGGTTGATTTATTAAAACTGAAATTAAGTTACGGAACTACAGGAAACTCTAGAATAGGTTCTTACCGCTCTAAAGGCTTATACACCATTGATGATAATGGTTATAATAACTTAGATATTGCCTACCCATCTGCAGCTCCTAACGGTGAATTGAGTTGGGAAAAGAACAAAAAATTTAATGCGGGTTTAAACTTCAACTTTTTAAACACGGTGAGTTTAACGCTTGAATATTATTACGACGATATTAAAGACCTTATCACAAGTAGAAACATACCTACCGAGACCGGCTATAGCTCCATCCAAATTAACGCTGCAAGCATGTACAATAAAGGGCTAGAACTATCAACAAGTTTTAAATGGTTTCAAAAAGAAAACTTTAAATGGACCACTTCATTCAACATATCTACACTACAAAGTGAAGTTACAGAACTTAAAGGTTTAGGTAGTGAGTTTTCACTTTCAGAAATTGCATTGGCACAAAAAGTAGGCTATAGTACTTCTACTATTTGGGGTATTAAATGGGCAGGTATCGACCCTGCTACAGGGCGTGACTTACTTAAAAAAGATGGCGAAATTTACGATGCCGTTACTTACAATAGCTTATTTAGCAGTGCCGATTGGGTTCCTATTGGAGATTATCAGCCCGACGCATACGGTGGTTTCAACAACACATTTACCTTCAATAATAACTTAAGTTTATCTATTCGAGGAAGCTTTCAAATAGGAGGTGATTATTTAGCAGAAGATGAACTTATTGCCAAATACAACATCACTTCAAACAGAAACCTATCGGTTAACGCTTATGATTACTGGAGAAACCAAGGTGACATTGCACTTAACCCAATTGTTACCAGTAACAACCCAACCATTTCTAATTACGATAAGTACCTATACGACGCTACGTCTTTAAGAATAAGTAACGTAAATTTAAACTATAGCTTTCCGCGAAATAGCGTTAGTTTTTTAGATGCATTATCTATTTATACCGATGTATCTAATGTACTTTATTGGTATAAGGAAAAGAGCCTGAATGGCAGAAACGGTATTAGTGAATTTAGATTTAGTTACCCACAAGCAAGAACAATTTCAATAGGTTTAAACGCAAAATTTTAA
- a CDS encoding RagB/SusD family nutrient uptake outer membrane protein, with product MTQTKQLKQFSKYTLIALLLTCFNCSSFLEQEPGSQTSITELLDTTDGVVTALNGAYHDLESNVRGNYTIYADMQAGNTTFTPTETGSNTGQITAPSNVENIYNFTDLADESNLEGFYDDSYDIINQTNLILEYVDTLTDSNDDVKNQIRAEALTIRAYAHFLLSQVYAQNYGFTADASHLGLVYSKTTLTNGITYPSRETLATTYNLIIDDLTSAINNYSNTLLFDGPTYSYFNKVSTQALLARVYVSKYDWQNAYDLANEVILNSGKTLTPSEDYIAEWEKTDLPISEVLLEFSIPRDTGGTVGGSLSSSYGFTSTTDYADYVASEDILNLFETNDLRGQLFLESNLPTLIDGELEDRPYYFTKKFQDNPGFVAIRLSEMYLIRAEASLGLENLEDCKDDINILRNRANTTLLTETTNLEDILLLERRKEMCFEAQYLFDLARFQQNIVRGADCVSQTCNLIYPSGKYILPIPDSNIELNSNLQQNDTY from the coding sequence ATGACACAAACAAAACAACTCAAACAATTTTCGAAATATACCCTAATAGCTTTGCTACTAACTTGCTTTAATTGCAGTAGCTTTTTAGAGCAAGAACCAGGATCACAAACATCTATCACAGAATTATTAGATACTACGGATGGTGTGGTAACCGCTCTAAATGGTGCTTATCATGATTTAGAATCCAATGTTAGAGGGAACTATACCATTTATGCTGATATGCAAGCCGGCAATACCACATTTACCCCAACAGAAACCGGTAGTAATACAGGACAGATTACGGCGCCATCCAATGTGGAAAACATTTACAACTTTACAGATTTAGCAGATGAGAGTAACCTTGAAGGATTTTATGATGATAGTTACGACATTATAAACCAAACAAACCTCATACTAGAATATGTAGACACCCTAACAGACTCTAATGATGATGTTAAAAACCAAATAAGAGCCGAAGCCTTAACGATTAGAGCCTACGCTCATTTTCTATTATCTCAAGTATATGCACAAAACTATGGTTTTACTGCAGATGCTAGTCATTTAGGGCTTGTATACAGCAAAACAACCTTAACCAATGGCATCACTTACCCTTCTAGAGAAACATTAGCAACAACCTACAATTTAATTATTGACGATTTAACTTCAGCAATAAACAACTACTCCAACACTTTACTTTTTGATGGACCAACGTATTCTTACTTTAATAAAGTAAGCACTCAAGCTTTACTTGCTCGAGTTTACGTTTCTAAATACGATTGGCAAAATGCTTATGATTTGGCAAATGAAGTGATTCTGAATTCTGGAAAAACACTAACACCTTCTGAAGATTATATAGCAGAATGGGAAAAAACAGACTTACCAATTTCTGAAGTATTGCTAGAGTTTTCAATTCCTCGGGATACTGGCGGTACAGTTGGTGGCTCACTATCGAGTTCTTATGGTTTTACCTCAACTACAGATTATGCAGATTATGTAGCCTCGGAAGATATACTAAACCTTTTTGAAACTAACGATTTGCGAGGACAACTTTTTCTTGAATCCAATTTACCAACCTTAATTGATGGTGAATTAGAAGATCGCCCCTATTATTTCACCAAAAAATTTCAAGATAACCCAGGCTTTGTAGCCATCAGATTAAGTGAAATGTATTTAATAAGAGCTGAAGCATCATTAGGACTTGAAAATCTAGAAGACTGTAAAGACGACATCAATATATTAAGAAACCGAGCAAATACCACACTACTAACAGAGACCACCAATTTAGAAGATATCCTTTTATTAGAACGCCGAAAAGAAATGTGTTTCGAAGCTCAATATTTATTCGATTTAGCGAGATTTCAACAAAATATTGTACGAGGTGCAGACTGCGTATCGCAAACTTGTAACTTAATTTATCCTTCAGGAAAATACATACTTCCAATTCCAGATAGCAACATCGAACTTAACTCTAATTTACAGCAAAATGACACATACTAA
- a CDS encoding DMT family transporter, translating into MKNQHNNHLFLLALATLLISTSGTLGKFIDLPTPVIIWGRSAIASIFLFAYCRFKKFSIKIKSKKDAPTIILGAVLLATHWITYFHALKLSNVAIGMLAMFTFPVITALLEPFFTKSKLNPIHILLGFMVLLGVYILAPDLNLENTHLKGILYGIFSALCYALRNLILKGHVNNYNGTVLMTQQAIIVAIILIPVMFTMNLGNMQTQFPYLIILGLVTTAIGHSLFIGSLKHFSVSTASIIGSAQPICGIIIAFFFLNEIPTINTFIGGALILATVVIESIRSRKANS; encoded by the coding sequence ATGAAAAACCAACACAACAATCACTTATTTCTACTCGCATTAGCCACACTACTTATAAGCACATCAGGAACACTTGGTAAATTTATAGATTTACCAACACCTGTAATTATATGGGGTCGCAGTGCTATAGCATCCATCTTTCTTTTCGCTTACTGTCGATTTAAAAAATTCAGCATTAAAATAAAATCAAAAAAAGATGCTCCAACTATCATTCTAGGCGCCGTACTTTTAGCAACACATTGGATTACCTATTTTCATGCCCTAAAACTATCCAACGTCGCCATAGGTATGCTCGCCATGTTTACCTTTCCAGTCATAACCGCATTACTAGAACCCTTTTTCACCAAATCGAAATTAAACCCCATACATATACTATTAGGGTTTATGGTTTTACTCGGCGTTTATATACTAGCACCAGATTTAAACCTAGAAAACACCCATTTAAAAGGTATACTTTACGGTATATTTTCGGCTTTATGCTACGCCTTACGAAACTTGATTTTGAAAGGCCATGTAAACAATTATAATGGCACCGTCCTCATGACACAGCAAGCCATAATAGTTGCTATTATACTCATACCCGTTATGTTCACCATGAACCTTGGTAATATGCAAACCCAATTTCCATACCTCATTATTTTAGGCTTAGTAACAACAGCTATTGGTCATTCACTTTTTATTGGTAGCTTGAAACATTTTTCAGTAAGTACCGCAAGTATCATTGGTAGCGCACAACCTATATGTGGTATTATTATCGCCTTTTTCTTTTTAAACGAGATACCTACCATAAATACTTTTATTGGTGGCGCCTTAATTTTGGCTACAGTTGTTATCGAAAGTATTCGATCTAGAAAGGCTAATTCTTAA
- a CDS encoding RNA polymerase sigma-70 factor: protein MQDYSQTELLNFENLKSGNEKAFEYFFNKYYSHILGFCIQFIYDKPQSSGITQDAFLNLWLNKGKIEKVSGVESFLYTYAKSKCLNAIRHNQVKERYKSKTLNEKERELDFDILNSINFDTLALSELEDLISKSIENLPEKTKVIFLKKRFENKKNQDIANELNVTIKTVEAHMTKALKILRQNLSDYLPLVLITLILSKH, encoded by the coding sequence ATGCAGGATTATAGCCAAACCGAATTACTCAACTTTGAAAACCTAAAATCGGGTAACGAGAAGGCTTTTGAGTATTTCTTTAATAAATATTATAGTCATATTTTAGGGTTTTGCATTCAATTTATTTACGACAAACCCCAATCTTCGGGCATAACTCAAGATGCCTTTTTAAACCTATGGCTCAATAAAGGTAAAATTGAAAAAGTTAGTGGCGTAGAATCTTTTTTATACACCTATGCCAAATCTAAATGCTTAAACGCTATTAGACACAACCAGGTTAAAGAACGATATAAGAGTAAAACATTAAATGAAAAAGAGCGAGAATTAGATTTCGATATTTTAAATTCTATAAATTTCGACACCCTAGCTTTATCGGAATTAGAAGACTTAATCTCAAAATCTATTGAAAACCTACCTGAAAAAACAAAGGTGATATTCTTAAAAAAACGCTTCGAAAACAAAAAAAACCAAGATATAGCCAACGAATTAAACGTGACTATAAAAACGGTTGAAGCACATATGACCAAGGCTTTAAAAATTTTACGCCAAAATTTATCCGATTACCTTCCTCTAGTTCTTATTACGCTTATCCTATCTAAACACTAA
- a CDS encoding FecR domain-containing protein, giving the protein MISNLITKYLNGDATEKEVELIFEWIDASENNKKEFIALKKAWALTEVSNTNKDIAWKAIQKNISKTKPSKYKTWIKYAAILVLFISIGRLAWINNNQDQNLEQNNTIVLEIEGNNIQLDSLIQHVTNQSGEVIAEQNNNEIIYKTSKTSAPIEYHTLNIPLGKTFKVTLSDGTKVYLNSGTTFKYPKQFSNNSNRLVYLTGEAFFEVKEDKANPFVVNINDIAVKVLGTKFNVNAYPENSKTSCVLVEGSVQVYNLNNSNNNALITPNHKATWNPASKVFNLKQVNTDLYTAWIHGEIILDSAHFSSFSKKLERAFNVKIINNNSLLEAQEFSGTINFKTSSLADILDLLKFDTYFEYSIEDNQIIISNN; this is encoded by the coding sequence ATGATTTCGAATTTAATAACTAAATATTTAAATGGCGATGCCACTGAAAAAGAAGTTGAATTAATTTTTGAGTGGATTGATGCGTCCGAAAATAATAAAAAGGAATTTATAGCCTTAAAAAAAGCATGGGCATTAACCGAAGTTTCTAACACAAACAAAGACATTGCATGGAAAGCAATTCAGAAAAACATATCAAAAACAAAACCTTCTAAATATAAAACGTGGATTAAATATGCTGCCATTTTGGTTCTGTTCATTTCGATTGGACGATTAGCATGGATCAACAATAATCAAGATCAAAATCTAGAACAAAACAATACTATTGTTTTAGAAATTGAAGGCAACAATATCCAACTAGATTCCTTAATACAGCATGTTACAAATCAATCTGGAGAAGTTATTGCTGAACAAAATAATAACGAAATTATATACAAAACATCAAAAACATCCGCTCCTATCGAGTATCACACTTTAAATATTCCGTTAGGTAAAACATTTAAAGTCACATTATCCGATGGCACAAAAGTGTACTTAAACTCCGGAACTACCTTTAAATACCCAAAACAATTTAGTAACAACAGTAACCGCTTAGTGTATTTAACTGGTGAAGCTTTTTTTGAAGTTAAAGAAGACAAGGCAAACCCTTTTGTAGTTAACATAAACGATATAGCAGTAAAAGTTTTAGGCACTAAATTTAATGTAAATGCTTATCCAGAAAACTCAAAAACCTCATGTGTTTTAGTAGAAGGATCGGTGCAAGTTTACAATCTAAACAACAGTAATAACAACGCGTTAATAACACCTAACCATAAAGCAACATGGAACCCAGCATCTAAGGTTTTTAACTTAAAACAAGTAAACACAGATTTGTATACCGCTTGGATACATGGAGAAATTATTCTTGATTCAGCACATTTTAGCTCTTTTTCCAAAAAGTTAGAACGCGCTTTTAATGTAAAAATAATTAATAATAACAGCTTACTAGAAGCTCAAGAATTTAGCGGAACAATAAACTTCAAAACATCGAGCCTAGCCGACATATTGGATTTACTAAAGTTCGATACTTATTTTGAATACAGCATTGAAGACAACCAAATAATAATTAGCAACAATTAA